The following proteins come from a genomic window of Alicyclobacillus dauci:
- the tyrS gene encoding tyrosine--tRNA ligase produces MNILEELEFRGLIFQTTDRDELEKLLQEQSVSLYVGFDPTADSLHIGSLLPILTLRRFQLAGHKPIALVGGATGLIGDPSGKKQERTLNGPEVVAEWTAKIQKQLSRFIDFEADGNAGVMANNYDWTGPMGVIEFLRDVGKNFGLNTMLNRESVSARLETGISFTEFSYMLLQANDFLELFKRNNCLLQIGGSDQWGNIVGGIDLIRRLTGEQAYGLTIPLVTKSDGTKFGKTESGAIWLDATKTSVYQFYQFWLNTGDDDVIKFLKYFTFLSREEIEELEQEVANNPGARKAQKTLAEHVTELVHGREETDRAIHMSGVLFSGDIKSLSVSEIQEVFEGVPSTSLPTDHPLDIMSILIASGACPSKRQAREDITSGAISVNGDKVTDLEREFNREEMFGGQFLVIRRGKKKYFLVKFE; encoded by the coding sequence GTGAACATTTTAGAAGAACTCGAGTTTCGGGGATTGATCTTTCAAACGACAGACAGAGATGAATTAGAGAAGTTGCTCCAAGAGCAATCCGTCAGTCTGTACGTCGGGTTCGATCCGACCGCGGACAGTTTACATATCGGCAGCCTGTTGCCCATTTTGACGTTGCGCCGTTTTCAGCTGGCGGGCCACAAACCCATAGCGCTGGTTGGCGGTGCGACAGGGTTGATTGGCGATCCCAGCGGTAAGAAACAAGAACGGACATTGAATGGGCCGGAAGTCGTGGCGGAGTGGACGGCTAAGATTCAGAAGCAGTTGTCACGCTTCATTGACTTTGAAGCCGACGGCAATGCTGGGGTTATGGCTAACAACTACGATTGGACGGGGCCGATGGGCGTGATCGAGTTCCTGCGGGACGTTGGTAAGAACTTCGGTCTGAACACCATGCTCAATCGGGAGTCCGTGTCGGCGCGATTGGAAACAGGTATTTCCTTTACCGAGTTCAGCTACATGTTGCTCCAAGCGAACGATTTCTTGGAACTGTTTAAGCGCAACAATTGTCTGTTGCAGATTGGCGGATCGGATCAGTGGGGGAATATCGTCGGCGGCATCGACTTGATTCGCCGGCTGACGGGAGAGCAGGCATACGGGCTCACCATACCACTGGTAACGAAGTCAGACGGGACGAAATTCGGCAAGACAGAATCGGGCGCGATTTGGCTGGATGCCACCAAGACGTCGGTGTACCAGTTCTACCAGTTCTGGTTGAACACCGGGGACGATGATGTCATCAAGTTCCTGAAGTATTTTACATTCCTCTCGAGGGAAGAAATCGAGGAACTGGAGCAGGAAGTCGCGAACAATCCGGGGGCCCGCAAGGCCCAAAAGACCCTTGCTGAACACGTGACGGAGCTTGTGCATGGGCGAGAGGAGACGGATCGGGCGATTCACATGTCCGGCGTCTTGTTCAGTGGTGACATTAAGAGCCTCAGCGTCAGTGAGATTCAAGAGGTGTTCGAGGGCGTTCCGTCCACCAGTTTACCGACGGATCACCCGCTGGATATCATGTCCATTCTCATCGCGAGCGGTGCCTGCCCTTCGAAGCGCCAAGCGCGTGAGGACATCACGAGCGGTGCCATCAGCGTAAACGGCGACAAAGTGACGGACTTGGAACGCGAGTTCAACCGTGAAGAGATGTTTGGCGGGCAGTTCTTAGTTATCCGCCGCGGCAAGAAAAAGTACTTCCTCGTCAAATTCGAGTAG
- a CDS encoding ketopantoate reductase family protein gives MKRIENVSLIGLGAIGAAYASRLHDMDPDCIQIIADENRMRRLQGREVLVNGRGYEFRYISPNVDTRPADLVIVAVKYEGLELAIEQIKRHVGPDTIILPLLNGISSEEAIGSVYGHDKVLHAMCVAIDAVREDTSIRFSSIGRICFGELQNVHYSENVQRVKELFDRANIPYAIPEDMQRTMWWKFMVNVGVNQTSAVLKAPYGVFQNLQDARELMISAMREVIMLSQKVGVNLTEEDIETFMGILNGMSPEGKTSMLQDIEAGRKTEVEYLAGKVCELGRQHCVPTPTNDMLYKIIRTMEQMNSMR, from the coding sequence GTGAAGAGGATAGAGAACGTATCACTCATTGGGTTGGGCGCCATCGGTGCTGCTTATGCCAGTAGATTGCACGACATGGATCCCGACTGTATTCAAATCATAGCGGACGAGAATCGGATGCGACGCCTTCAAGGACGAGAGGTGTTGGTAAACGGCCGTGGCTATGAATTCCGCTACATTTCGCCGAATGTGGATACCAGACCGGCCGATCTCGTCATCGTCGCCGTCAAGTACGAGGGCCTTGAGCTTGCTATTGAGCAAATTAAGCGGCACGTGGGTCCCGATACCATCATTCTTCCCCTCTTAAATGGCATTTCTAGTGAAGAAGCAATTGGATCGGTATACGGTCACGATAAGGTACTCCACGCCATGTGCGTTGCTATTGATGCTGTACGGGAGGACACGTCCATCCGGTTTTCTTCAATTGGTCGCATTTGTTTCGGTGAGTTACAGAACGTTCACTATTCTGAAAATGTCCAACGCGTGAAGGAATTGTTTGATAGAGCAAATATCCCGTACGCAATTCCAGAGGATATGCAGCGCACAATGTGGTGGAAGTTCATGGTCAACGTGGGCGTGAATCAGACATCGGCCGTGTTGAAAGCACCATATGGTGTATTTCAAAATTTGCAGGATGCGCGTGAGTTGATGATCAGTGCCATGCGAGAGGTCATTATGTTATCCCAAAAAGTAGGCGTCAATCTCACCGAAGAAGATATTGAGACGTTCATGGGTATATTGAACGGAATGTCACCGGAGGGGAAGACGTCGATGCTTCAGGATATCGAAGCTGGACGAAAGACTGAAGTCGAATATTTGGCCGGCAAGGTGTGCGAACTTGGCAGACAACACTGTGTACCCACGCCGACGAACGATATGCTGTACAAGATCATTCGGACTATGGAACAGATGAATAGCATGAGATAA
- a CDS encoding PDDEXK family nuclease has translation MSFDRAYKSFIKSHLRHRNGARKARIESGLHHAEKMLLENVWWPAFHQFDSLYPEYEVQDFKGGYRYIDFAYIQQQFRVAIEIDGIGPHLKGISQSQFSDHYQRQNHLVIDGWHILRFTYSDVRHRPRICQQNIQQLLGRLTGSSTVSCKR, from the coding sequence TTGTCATTTGATCGTGCATACAAATCGTTTATCAAGTCTCACCTTCGGCATCGGAATGGAGCCCGCAAAGCACGAATCGAATCGGGCCTGCACCATGCAGAAAAAATGCTCCTCGAAAACGTCTGGTGGCCGGCATTTCACCAGTTTGATTCATTGTATCCCGAGTACGAAGTCCAAGATTTCAAAGGCGGCTATCGTTACATCGATTTCGCCTACATTCAACAACAATTTCGCGTGGCCATTGAAATAGACGGGATCGGACCGCATTTAAAAGGTATATCGCAAAGCCAATTCTCCGATCACTACCAACGCCAAAACCACCTCGTCATCGACGGCTGGCACATTCTCCGTTTTACATACAGCGACGTTCGACATCGTCCCCGTATTTGTCAACAGAACATCCAGCAACTGCTAGGAAGACTCACTGGTTCCTCAACGGTATCTTGCAAACGCTGA
- a CDS encoding spore coat protein, translating into MPFGAHESMELHEILTEKINMITHFNLYAQEARNPQLLDMIVRHQQEEIVAYNEMVSMAHGNTRFTPIPANTDIKASEQQVRYGLTTRRQAAPQADAVLSDSEIATAMLLCHKNAARNASWAALECADPNLRRTMMNSAATCMNQAYEVFLFMNQQGLYQVPTLNPQTAETFLNSYQPAPQELQAEYGVQGAGRMGQTANAYGAGNVNTSMNMAGQSGMERNAAMNPGARDSVLYGDRGGAPAQSPAASFSAYGNMRSPGQMQQSGQMQQQSSQMQQQ; encoded by the coding sequence ATGCCGTTCGGTGCTCACGAATCCATGGAGCTACACGAGATTTTGACAGAAAAGATCAATATGATTACACATTTCAACTTGTACGCGCAAGAAGCGAGAAACCCGCAGTTGCTGGATATGATTGTGCGTCACCAGCAGGAGGAGATCGTGGCGTACAACGAAATGGTATCCATGGCGCACGGGAACACTAGGTTTACTCCGATTCCCGCAAACACGGATATCAAAGCGAGCGAACAGCAGGTTCGATACGGCTTAACGACGCGTAGACAAGCGGCGCCACAGGCTGATGCTGTGTTGAGTGACAGCGAGATCGCCACTGCTATGTTACTGTGCCACAAGAATGCAGCTCGCAATGCCTCGTGGGCTGCCTTGGAATGCGCGGATCCCAATCTTCGCCGGACCATGATGAACAGTGCCGCAACCTGTATGAATCAGGCATATGAAGTGTTCCTGTTTATGAACCAGCAGGGGCTGTACCAAGTTCCGACACTGAATCCCCAAACGGCCGAAACGTTCCTCAATAGTTATCAACCAGCGCCACAAGAATTGCAGGCCGAATACGGTGTGCAGGGCGCTGGACGTATGGGGCAGACCGCGAACGCGTACGGAGCTGGGAATGTGAATACGTCTATGAATATGGCAGGTCAGAGTGGCATGGAAAGGAATGCGGCCATGAATCCTGGGGCGCGGGATAGTGTGCTTTATGGGGATAGGGGCGGAGCTCCGGCCCAGTCTCCAGCAGCTTCTTTTTCCGCTTACGGTAACATGAGGTCGCCGGGTCAGATGCAACAGTCAGGCCAGATGCAGCAGCAGTCGAGTCAAATGCAGCAACAATAA
- a CDS encoding CBS domain-containing protein, protein MRVRDVMIQDVYVAHKDDLVHDVLRKFSNLRISGMPIVDHGYRVVGYISDGDIMRFLGKHTNNVILSYSTICTYYYAESLDAQIDQVDQFKQNAFSLFEKNVMQLATKKVITVKEDDDLVDVAELLSRRKIKKVPVVKDGVLVGIVSRGDVVRAVVQAYLSSGAVS, encoded by the coding sequence TTGAGAGTTCGAGACGTCATGATTCAAGATGTGTACGTGGCCCATAAGGACGATTTGGTGCACGATGTTCTGAGGAAATTCTCGAACCTCAGAATCAGCGGTATGCCCATTGTTGATCATGGTTATCGGGTCGTTGGCTACATCAGTGACGGCGACATTATGCGGTTCCTCGGCAAACATACAAACAATGTGATATTGTCTTACTCGACCATCTGCACCTACTATTATGCGGAATCCCTGGACGCACAGATCGACCAAGTGGACCAGTTTAAACAGAATGCATTTTCTCTGTTTGAAAAGAACGTCATGCAACTCGCCACAAAAAAGGTGATCACAGTCAAGGAAGACGATGATCTGGTCGACGTCGCGGAGTTGCTGTCCAGACGGAAAATAAAAAAAGTACCGGTGGTTAAAGACGGAGTCCTTGTCGGTATTGTGAGCCGTGGGGATGTCGTTCGTGCTGTCGTTCAAGCTTATCTATCGTCCGGTGCGGTATCGTAA
- a CDS encoding aldehyde dehydrogenase family protein, translating to MSVVAQTKWSKIYIDGVWREGSSERTCIVTNPYNQQVITELKFANRDNINHAYEASQRAQREWEQTSPYVRAGIMEQAAKLFEERRVELVDLLVQESGSSKLKANVEVDCSIGDIKAAAAYPLKMTSQILASAIPGKENRVYRDPIGVVGAITPWNWPLYLSIRVVAPAIATGNGIVLKADPQTPISGGLVIAEIFEQAGVPKGLFNVIVADLEEIGDSFVEHPIPEVISFTGSTAAGRNIGSLAVKNLKKPALELGGNNVFIVLDDADVDKAVSAACFGKYMHQGQICIAINRMIVDRSIYPAFVEKFKEATARAKVGDPANDDVVIGPLINQKQVDRILKLIDTSVNEGATLLQRGQVHGQLMEPFILTDVTNDMAIAQNEVFGPVAIIIPVDGEEEAIRVANDSPFGLSGAVYSGSVERGIKVAKRIKTGMIHVNDQTVNVEPNVPFGGEKHSGLGRYCGDWGLDEFTTVKWISVQKEPREYPFS from the coding sequence ATGTCTGTAGTTGCTCAAACAAAGTGGAGCAAGATCTATATTGATGGCGTTTGGAGAGAGGGATCGAGTGAGCGCACCTGTATCGTCACTAATCCTTACAATCAACAAGTGATTACGGAACTAAAGTTTGCAAACCGTGATAATATCAATCATGCTTACGAAGCATCACAACGGGCTCAGAGGGAATGGGAACAGACTTCACCCTACGTAAGAGCCGGTATTATGGAACAGGCTGCAAAGTTGTTTGAAGAACGAAGAGTGGAACTCGTCGACCTCCTAGTTCAGGAGTCAGGCAGTTCGAAGCTAAAAGCAAACGTCGAAGTAGATTGTTCAATTGGTGATATCAAGGCAGCAGCAGCTTATCCTCTCAAGATGACCTCACAGATTCTAGCCTCAGCGATACCCGGTAAGGAAAACCGAGTATACCGTGATCCCATTGGCGTTGTCGGCGCAATTACACCTTGGAACTGGCCGCTCTATCTGTCGATACGGGTTGTGGCACCCGCTATCGCGACAGGAAACGGTATTGTTTTGAAAGCTGATCCGCAGACACCCATTTCAGGGGGGCTTGTCATCGCGGAGATATTCGAACAAGCAGGTGTGCCCAAAGGGCTGTTTAACGTGATCGTTGCTGATCTCGAAGAGATTGGTGATTCGTTCGTCGAGCATCCAATTCCCGAGGTCATTTCATTCACTGGTTCGACTGCGGCAGGACGAAACATTGGCTCCCTTGCAGTGAAAAACTTGAAAAAACCAGCACTGGAACTCGGGGGAAACAATGTATTTATCGTACTCGACGATGCTGACGTGGACAAAGCGGTTTCAGCAGCTTGTTTTGGAAAATATATGCACCAAGGACAAATTTGTATCGCGATCAACCGAATGATTGTGGATCGAAGCATTTATCCAGCGTTCGTCGAGAAATTTAAAGAAGCGACCGCTCGCGCCAAGGTCGGAGATCCGGCGAACGACGACGTTGTCATCGGTCCGTTGATTAACCAAAAACAAGTAGACAGAATCCTGAAACTAATCGACACGAGCGTAAACGAAGGCGCTACGTTGCTCCAACGAGGTCAGGTACACGGGCAACTCATGGAGCCGTTTATCTTAACCGACGTGACGAATGATATGGCCATCGCTCAAAACGAAGTGTTTGGCCCTGTCGCCATTATCATCCCCGTAGACGGTGAAGAGGAAGCGATTCGAGTGGCAAATGACTCGCCCTTTGGACTTAGTGGAGCTGTCTACTCGGGATCCGTAGAAAGAGGAATTAAAGTCGCAAAGCGTATAAAGACCGGGATGATTCATGTCAATGATCAAACGGTCAACGTTGAACCAAACGTTCCTTTTGGCGGAGAAAAACATTCTGGTCTCGGTAGATACTGCGGTGATTGGGGACTGGATGAATTCACTACGGTTAAATGGATCTCGGTGCAAAAAGAACCCCGTGAATATCCATTTTCATAA
- a CDS encoding transposase, translated as MAGIMKFTGFKNKARKSEKDFTRERKIGFIPLVLLIFNMVRKSSQLEIDEFRERFMPESAQATTYTKQSFSKARQKILPTAFVILNDEFIRTFYADHDYKTYKGFRLLAMDGCVLEVPNTKETQRHYGYVTNQSKDFKLARALSSHLYDVENRLAVSTTMGRYDTGERNLAKTNIEKMLTLIPDISPYQTLILFDRGYPSAEFLYYLLNRGIHFVMRVSTGFYREIVDTQTTDGATDDYQGASKGIT; from the coding sequence GTGGCGGGTATCATGAAGTTCACTGGATTCAAGAACAAAGCGCGGAAAAGTGAGAAGGACTTCACCAGGGAAAGAAAGATTGGATTCATTCCACTTGTGCTCCTCATTTTCAACATGGTTCGTAAATCGTCTCAGTTAGAGATTGACGAATTTCGGGAGCGATTCATGCCTGAATCGGCTCAAGCAACTACATATACGAAGCAATCATTCTCCAAGGCGAGGCAGAAGATTCTACCCACCGCCTTCGTAATCCTAAATGACGAATTTATTCGCACATTCTATGCGGATCACGACTACAAAACATACAAGGGTTTTCGTTTGTTGGCCATGGATGGCTGTGTACTTGAGGTTCCGAACACGAAGGAAACTCAACGGCATTATGGCTATGTCACCAATCAAAGCAAAGACTTTAAGCTGGCAAGGGCCCTCTCTTCTCATTTGTACGATGTAGAAAACAGACTGGCCGTGAGCACAACCATGGGCCGCTATGACACAGGTGAACGGAATCTTGCCAAGACCAACATTGAGAAGATGCTTACCCTCATTCCAGATATCTCGCCTTATCAGACCTTAATTTTGTTTGACCGAGGCTACCCATCGGCAGAGTTTTTGTACTACCTCCTGAATCGAGGCATTCATTTCGTCATGCGTGTCTCAACGGGGTTTTACAGGGAGATTGTCGATACGCAGACGACAGACGGTGCAACTGACGATTACCAAGGAGCGAGCAAAGGAATTACGTAA
- a CDS encoding transposase, whose protein sequence is MQLTITKERAKELRKQGTPVPVGTILTLRVVKVTLSTGETEILITDLLRDKLSEADMGDIYFKRWGIETHFKALKHQFEVENFSGETPTVIEQDFYATTLLSNMASIIEQDAQEEVQDQNARRKHDEYKINHNILVGKLKNKLVEVLLEDDDEMREAMYRRIVDELTRHIVPVIKGRSYPRKKQNSVNKYSKKQATTLVNEVMRCYLWMCLFGSGIASLHGMTWNSFRLPWSGSGD, encoded by the coding sequence GTGCAACTGACGATTACCAAGGAGCGAGCAAAGGAATTACGTAAACAGGGGACTCCCGTTCCTGTAGGTACGATCCTCACCCTGCGCGTGGTGAAAGTCACTTTATCTACCGGTGAGACTGAAATCCTCATCACCGACCTCCTGAGGGACAAGCTCAGCGAAGCAGACATGGGGGATATCTACTTTAAACGATGGGGTATTGAAACCCACTTCAAAGCGCTCAAGCACCAGTTTGAAGTCGAAAATTTCTCCGGTGAGACCCCAACCGTAATTGAGCAAGATTTCTATGCAACCACCTTGCTCAGCAATATGGCATCCATCATCGAACAGGACGCACAAGAGGAGGTACAAGACCAGAACGCCAGGCGTAAGCATGACGAGTATAAAATTAACCACAACATCCTGGTTGGAAAATTAAAGAACAAACTCGTTGAGGTCCTCCTCGAAGACGACGATGAGATGAGGGAGGCCATGTACAGGAGAATTGTTGATGAATTAACGCGCCACATCGTGCCTGTCATCAAGGGGCGAAGCTATCCAAGGAAAAAGCAGAACAGCGTGAACAAATATTCTAAAAAACAAGCGACGACCCTTGTAAATGAGGTGATGAGATGCTATCTATGGATGTGCCTTTTTGGGTCGGGGATCGCGAGTTTACACGGGATGACATGGAACTCATTCAGGTTACCGTGGAGCGGTTCCGGGGATTGA
- a CDS encoding Druantia anti-phage system protein DruA yields MYAVWCSAKSLRTRELWIGWSPAQRTRYRARIVNNNRFLILPKVHIPHLASHSLALAARRIRSDWQSRYGYEPVILETFVEPEYSGTCYRAANWVNVGQTSGRGRQDEHHEYGTSVKSLWMYPLVRDWRERLVAPFPNPRIVDLD; encoded by the coding sequence ATGTATGCTGTTTGGTGCAGCGCCAAATCGTTAAGGACGCGAGAACTGTGGATTGGGTGGAGTCCGGCGCAGCGAACTCGGTATCGAGCGCGAATTGTGAACAACAACCGCTTTCTCATTCTGCCAAAGGTTCATATCCCTCACTTAGCGAGCCATTCACTTGCCTTGGCTGCTCGACGAATTCGCTCAGACTGGCAATCCCGTTACGGGTATGAACCCGTCATTCTGGAAACCTTCGTAGAGCCAGAGTACTCAGGAACATGCTACCGGGCGGCGAATTGGGTTAACGTTGGCCAAACCTCGGGCAGGGGACGCCAAGACGAACATCACGAGTACGGCACCTCGGTAAAAAGTCTCTGGATGTACCCTCTGGTCCGAGATTGGCGGGAACGTTTGGTAGCCCCGTTCCCCAACCCGCGGATAGTTGATCTCGACTAA
- a CDS encoding beta-class carbonic anhydrase yields the protein MNRLEEILEFNQRFVENREYEPYQTSKFPDKKLVILSCMDTRLSELLPRAMNLKNGDAKFVKNAGAVVSHPFGSIMRSILVAVYDLGAEEVCVIGHHGCGMSSINPDETIKKMVNSGISDEVIDTLEYAGVDLHAWFQRIESIPDSVRESVNMIKSHPLIPKLLKVHGLVIDPDTGKLDLVVNGYEQE from the coding sequence ATGAACCGTTTGGAAGAAATTCTGGAATTCAATCAACGATTTGTGGAAAATCGTGAGTATGAGCCGTACCAAACGTCTAAATTTCCCGATAAAAAATTAGTTATTTTGTCCTGCATGGATACGCGACTCAGCGAGTTGCTGCCGCGGGCAATGAACTTAAAAAATGGTGACGCGAAGTTTGTCAAAAACGCCGGGGCGGTTGTTTCACACCCATTTGGGAGTATCATGCGCAGCATCCTAGTGGCTGTCTATGACCTAGGGGCGGAAGAGGTTTGTGTCATTGGTCATCACGGATGCGGAATGAGCAGTATCAATCCGGATGAAACCATCAAGAAAATGGTTAACAGTGGCATTTCGGATGAAGTCATTGATACGCTGGAGTATGCGGGTGTTGACTTGCATGCGTGGTTCCAACGGATCGAATCCATTCCAGACAGTGTTCGCGAGAGTGTGAATATGATCAAGAGTCACCCGCTGATACCAAAGTTGCTCAAAGTTCACGGCCTCGTTATTGACCCAGACACAGGTAAACTCGATCTCGTCGTAAACGGCTACGAGCAAGAATAA
- a CDS encoding polysaccharide deacetylase family protein yields the protein MQYGDLKTVEVLSVEEDHYGPFAKINVQLVDGEMVIRWGLDRYTYKHLRKVVYSGFGEFGPSANYRCMLLLNGGGSSHLPNRFVSSLMCQLGTQWIRIEFLCSALFLSNLEWLRNVETVQELDALCLERWTEHDLLLSGAGMPVDLTLATSGMDVQAQTSKFTRPFVVLAAVVVFGVLCGLVVFSHSYQTAASIFSRVHAFSLNTQGSTKEKVDKNEQKAANGPMTSVATGVGNGDTGGNGQLSSGNLSQLQVQPTLPVADLHAVPQIYKVPSGDVALTFNNGPSPYTEKIVQELNRYQAHATFFFIGSNVRRQPGVVQYVAKSGNAIGAQTLDYPNLSIMSASEQKREILDGIAEINRYVDTPVVLFRPPYDLFNRTTEDIVEQNHLVLALWNRDPRDWEAATPQQVVSSVLSSSASGGVFALQDNETTMLALPSILDKLESENLKFVVLSPNGS from the coding sequence ATGCAATACGGTGATCTAAAAACTGTAGAAGTACTCAGCGTTGAAGAAGACCATTATGGTCCGTTCGCGAAGATAAACGTTCAACTTGTCGACGGTGAGATGGTCATTCGCTGGGGCCTCGACAGGTATACATACAAACATCTACGTAAAGTAGTCTATTCGGGATTTGGTGAATTTGGGCCAAGTGCAAACTATCGGTGTATGCTCCTACTAAACGGCGGTGGAAGTAGCCATTTGCCGAATAGATTCGTCAGCAGTTTGATGTGCCAACTAGGGACTCAATGGATTCGTATTGAGTTTCTTTGCTCTGCCTTGTTCTTGTCTAATCTTGAATGGCTGCGAAACGTTGAGACTGTACAAGAACTGGATGCTTTGTGTTTGGAACGATGGACTGAGCATGATTTGCTGTTGTCTGGGGCGGGCATGCCAGTAGACCTTACTCTAGCTACAAGTGGTATGGATGTACAGGCGCAGACCTCCAAGTTCACCAGGCCATTCGTTGTTCTGGCCGCTGTTGTCGTGTTTGGAGTGCTCTGTGGTCTCGTTGTATTCAGTCACTCTTATCAAACGGCAGCTTCTATTTTCTCTCGAGTCCATGCCTTCTCGCTTAACACGCAAGGGTCCACGAAGGAAAAAGTGGACAAGAATGAGCAGAAGGCTGCTAACGGGCCAATGACCTCTGTTGCGACGGGTGTGGGGAATGGCGACACTGGGGGCAACGGCCAACTGTCTTCAGGGAACCTGTCACAACTGCAAGTACAGCCTACGCTCCCTGTGGCGGATCTTCATGCAGTACCGCAGATTTACAAAGTGCCAAGTGGAGACGTGGCATTGACGTTTAACAATGGGCCGTCGCCTTACACGGAAAAAATCGTCCAGGAATTAAATCGATACCAAGCTCACGCTACGTTTTTCTTTATCGGAAGCAATGTTCGTCGACAGCCGGGCGTTGTCCAATATGTAGCGAAAAGTGGCAATGCAATTGGAGCACAAACCCTCGATTACCCTAATTTATCCATCATGTCGGCGTCCGAGCAAAAGAGGGAGATACTAGACGGCATTGCGGAGATTAACCGCTATGTCGATACACCCGTTGTTTTGTTCCGACCACCATACGATCTGTTCAATCGAACGACCGAAGATATCGTTGAGCAGAATCACCTCGTATTGGCCCTTTGGAACAGAGATCCGCGAGACTGGGAGGCTGCTACACCGCAACAGGTTGTTAGCAGCGTGCTGAGTAGCTCTGCGTCTGGGGGCGTCTTTGCCCTGCAAGACAATGAGACGACCATGTTAGCTTTACCGAGCATCCTGGACAAATTGGAGTCAGAGAACCTTAAGTTTGTCGTACTTTCGCCGAACGGATCGTAA
- a CDS encoding IS4 family transposase, with the protein MIGPTDDNNQLPLEIRPAVQELNVLKHLRKSGITKKFGFPCAYLFQLVFVLIFHHRNWFQLLDSTKGETFPGKDSVYRFLNHAGFAWRKFLVALSAEAVRKTASLTSCKRVSVFVVDDSMYERNRSKCVELLARFKDHARNCYYKGFRMLTLGWSDGHTFIPVDFSLLSSAKSQIHGLSQAIDKRTHGYKRRMEALRPAPEIIPAMLDRALAAGMNASYVLMDSWFTYAPLIQAILDRGLDVIGMVKADNKRYLLGERRLSLQELYYAATPVQGTNKGILRSIHTQLSPGIPIVMVFVRHRTNKKEWLAILCTDTSLTVEEIIQIYGIRWDIEVFFKCTKSLLRLQKEFQGRSYDMLISHTTIVFSRYIVLAWQHRQSTDDRTLGSLFLALCDEVGQLDWTVALSQLIEIVNDVSRKASKRISNLICSQLQKWIDGLPRYIKAYMPVSVCES; encoded by the coding sequence ATGATAGGCCCTACAGACGATAATAATCAACTGCCGCTTGAGATTCGCCCTGCCGTTCAAGAACTTAATGTCCTCAAACACCTGCGAAAATCTGGTATCACGAAGAAATTTGGGTTTCCATGTGCTTACCTGTTTCAACTCGTATTCGTGCTCATCTTCCATCATCGAAACTGGTTCCAGTTACTCGACAGTACCAAGGGAGAAACGTTCCCTGGCAAAGATTCCGTGTATCGCTTTCTCAATCATGCTGGATTCGCCTGGCGCAAATTTCTCGTAGCTCTCAGTGCAGAAGCCGTTCGCAAAACAGCTTCCCTAACGTCCTGTAAGCGTGTCAGCGTGTTTGTTGTCGATGACTCCATGTATGAACGAAATCGAAGTAAGTGCGTGGAACTCCTGGCCCGATTCAAAGATCACGCCCGCAACTGCTACTACAAGGGTTTTCGTATGTTGACACTAGGCTGGTCGGACGGACATACGTTTATTCCTGTGGACTTTTCACTCCTCAGTTCTGCTAAATCTCAGATTCACGGCCTGAGCCAGGCGATTGACAAACGTACCCACGGGTATAAGCGCAGAATGGAGGCACTTCGTCCGGCACCGGAAATTATCCCGGCTATGCTCGACAGGGCCCTGGCTGCTGGAATGAACGCCTCATACGTCTTGATGGACAGCTGGTTCACGTATGCTCCGCTCATCCAGGCGATTCTGGACAGAGGGCTCGACGTCATTGGTATGGTCAAGGCAGACAATAAACGGTATCTTCTCGGAGAACGACGTTTATCCTTGCAAGAACTGTACTACGCTGCAACACCCGTACAGGGGACGAACAAAGGCATTCTACGCTCTATACATACTCAGTTGAGCCCCGGCATCCCTATTGTGATGGTATTCGTTCGTCATCGGACCAATAAGAAGGAATGGTTGGCCATTCTCTGCACGGACACCTCCCTGACGGTTGAGGAGATTATACAGATTTACGGCATACGCTGGGACATCGAAGTGTTTTTCAAGTGCACGAAGTCGTTACTACGATTGCAAAAAGAGTTTCAAGGACGCTCTTATGACATGCTCATCAGCCACACAACCATTGTATTCTCTCGCTATATCGTACTGGCTTGGCAGCATCGTCAGAGTACTGATGACCGAACCTTGGGGAGTCTGTTTCTGGCACTATGCGACGAGGTGGGCCAATTGGATTGGACAGTTGCACTGAGTCAACTGATCGAAATCGTGAACGACGTTTCGAGAAAGGCTAGCAAGCGTATCTCAAACCTCATTTGCAGTCAATTGCAGAAGTGGATCGACGGCTTACCTAGATATATCAAGGCATACATGCCTGTTTCGGTCTGCGAAAGTTGA